The sequence GAGCTCTCAGAGAGCCGCTGCGATTTTGGGTACTGTTGGCGGGTCAAGATTGAGGAGGTCGAGGGGGTTATGCGTAAGGTGAGCGGAGGGAGAGCGACCGGGCCAGATGAAATTCTTGTAGAATTTTAAAAGAATGCGGGCAGGGGAGGGTTGGAGTGGCTTACGCGGTTGTTGAATGTTATTTTTAGGACGGCGAAGATGCCTGAAGAGTGGAGACGGAGCACCATGATCCCGTTGTACAAGAACAAAGGGGTTATCCAGAACTGCAACAACCATAGGTTATCAAGCTGTTGAGCCATACGATGAAAATTTGGGAGAGTGGTGGAAGCGAGGATGAGGAAGATAGTGTCTATTTCGGAGAACTAGTTCGGATTCATGTCAGGGcgttcgactacagaagccattcccCTTGTGAGGAGGTTGGTGAAGCAGTATAGGGATAAGAAGAAAGACTTGCACATGGTGTTTGTTGACCTAGAAAAGCcttacgacaaagtcccaagGGAGGTACTATGGAGATGTTTGGGAGCTAGAGGTGTTCCTGTAGCTTACATTAGAgcgattaaggacatgtatgatggagccaagaccCGGGTGAGGACGGTTGGAGGTGATTCAGAACACTTCCCAGTTAAGATGGGCCTGCATTAGGGGTCCGCTCTTAGCCCCTTTTTGTTTGCTTTGGCGATGGACGCACTGACGCGCCACATTCAAGGAGAGATGCCGTGGTGCATGTTGTTTGCACATGACATTGTGCTTATTGACGAGACGCGGAGCGGCGTTAACGTGAGACTAGAGGTTTGGAGACAGACCCTGGAGTCTAAAGGTTTCAAGTTAAGCAGGAtgaagacagagtacttagagtgcaagttcagtgaggTGATTCAGGTAGAGGATGAGGACGTGCAGCTAGATGCTCGGGTCATCCCGAAGaaaagaaagtttcaagtattTGGGGTCGATCATCCAAGGGAATATAGTGAGATTGATGACGATATCACACATCGTATTAGAGCTGGATGGATGAAATGGATGCTCGCATTGGGGGGTTGTGCGATAAGAATGTGCTGCCTATActaaagggaaagttctacacagtgttggttagaccgactatgttgtatgggacggAATGCTGGCCAGTTAAGAAAGCTCATGTCCAAAAAATGAAGGTAGCAGAGATGCGGATGCTGATATGGATGTGCGGGTAtaccaggagagataggattcggaatgaagtgattcgggacaaggtgggtctggcccctgtggtggataagatgcgggaagggaGGTTGAGATGGTTCGGCCATGTGCGGTGAAGATGCACCAGTGGTAGCAGAGATGCGGATGCTGATATGGATGTGCGGGTATACCAGAAGAGATAGGATTCAGAATGAAgtgattcgggacaaggtgggtcTGGCTCCTGtggtggataagatgcgggaagggaGGTTGAGATGGTTCGGCCATGTGCGGTGAAGATGcaccagtgaggaggtgtgagaggctggCAGTGGTggcctaagttactcggactcgggtgcgggtgtccgATACGGGTGCGGATTTAGAGGTCAGATCCTTCATGATCTATATTCTAAGATTCGGGGATAAGGATCCaggtatggatacgggtgcggggattcggctaaaaataattgaaatatgtaAAATTAGAACtataaaacctaaattatgagatattatgtggaaaacatggggagaaaatattgatcaagaggagaatcccggaaggagataaaaggaaaaggagtgaCATAGAAATTTCAATATACAAGGTATTCCATTTTCTGAGTGACAGAGAAATTTCAATATACAAGTATTCCATTTTCTTTAAGTCCATCTCagcttttgttttgattttaGAAATCATTGGATCTGTCCGGAATTTCTTCGttgattttggtcaaagtaccGAAAAGCGGTTGACTAGATCGGGTACGGAACCCATATCCATACCCTTGTCgtgtcgacacgggtgcggcaccgaaagtgaagagtcctAGTAACTTAGGTGGTGGGCTTGAAGAGAGGGAGGGGTAGGACAAAGAAggcctggggagaggtgattcggcAGGATATGACGCtacttcagcttaccgaggacatgaccggtgataggagggtgtggaggtcCAGTATCAGGGTAGAGGTCTAGGAGGGGGCTGGGAGGATTTCTTTTCCGTATTAGGAGTATCATTATCTTTGTTCACTCGCTTATTTTTTCTAGATCTCTCATATAGCTTGCTTGTCGTCATTTATCTTATTATATGTTGCTATTACTACCTATTATTACTGTTGTCTTGGcaccttttcttgagccgagggtctatcggaaacggCCTTCCTACctcctaaggtaggggtaaggtctgcgtacactctaccctccccagaccccactatgtgGGAATATACTGGATATGATGTTGTTCGTTTTTGCATATATCTATTTGTGGAAATAGCGTCTACTGATTAGTTTGTCCTTTTTTCCCTTTCAATGTTATGTTTGGAAATAGGTAGTGATAGTGATGCTTCTAGACTTAGCGAACCTGGTGCTAGTCTACATCAAGGTGGTTTGGGAAACCCTGTGGGACGGATTGGAGGTACTGAAACTGACGATGACAATTCAGAGGCTTCTGGTTCAGATGAAGAACAAGAATTGAGAGTAAATGGTCAACCTACAAGAGGCGCTTGTGCAAGCACAAGGTCTGACTAGTTTTGATTGAGtttgttgccttttttttttttaaaaattttccTTTCATGTTCCAGTACTTGTATTTGTTCACTTGTTTATGTTTCATGAGTATGTTGGACTATGTTCTTGATATAATGCACATGTCTCCTCCTCTAGGGAGGGCACTTCACCTCTCTTAAGTTGTGCTTAGGTGGGGCAAGGAACTAAGATGTGCGTCTCATTGCTCATGAGTTCTACTTGAATCGAGTGGTACTGAATGATAAATATAACCGGTGTAGAGATATACTAGTagttgttaaggaaaacattATGAAGTACTTGAATGATGGGAAACAGCTTACCCAGGTGGCTTATTGAAGAAAATCTAGAGATCAATTCCTTTATGCATAACATGAACTatttagaaagaaaggaacaaAAGATGTTTCGAAGGCACTATGGAGCAAATCCAGATTATAAAATTTAACTGCCTGTAGCACTTGTATTTCTGGAAGGACGGAATACTGTCTGAATTAACATGATGTGCTAGACTTGCTAGAAAACATTTAGGAATTTGGTGTAATCACGTCTAGCTTCCTTTTATTTCTTCTCCCCCCCTGCCCCCCCAAAAAGTAATTTTAAAGTATCAGCTCCATACTGTCTTCTTTAATGAAATCTTACTTGGGAAGAGTAACCCAATCCAGAAGATAAAGCTTAGTTGTATTTTGCTTTTCATTTGTGTAAACAGGAGTACATAGAGGATATTGAGGCTCTAATGCTATCATTGGAGTCTTTATAGAGCAATTTTTGCATAGATTAGTTTGCTCACATTCTCTGTAATTATGGCTTCACTGCCTTTTTTTGGTTTTAAATAAAATGCTACCCTCtcaggaaaaaataaaataaaattaaccttatcaaaaaaaaaagtttgacgGTTGATGAAAGATTTTGTAAGTTAGAAGAAGTTATGATGATTGTTAACCCATTTGCAGCTCATTTCACTCTCATTTGGATCACAAGTTATCCAAAGAAGAGGTCGACAGGCTAGAGAAAAAGAAATGGACTTACAAATGGGTGGTAGCCATGTCAAATCACAAGTGGAGGGGTACAGGCGAGTGTTTTCTGAAGGTAGCTGTCTTGTTTGCATATTGCTATATCTTCCTTATTCTATTGTTGATTGCTTCATAGTGCTCAGGCCTGTCTCCATATTCAGCTGTTGTAGATCTTCATTCCTTCATCTCTTATGATTTGGGCAAA comes from Lycium barbarum isolate Lr01 unplaced genomic scaffold, ASM1917538v2 unchr_scaffold_99, whole genome shotgun sequence and encodes:
- the LOC132625802 gene encoding protein NUCLEOLAR FACTOR 1-like isoform X2 — translated: MKRRYEEKPSAKSQNVKKNGRYSREEKLNRNPSPSASDDSGEENSEIASEEEAEAQNEEEDVMAYKEPTMYDSLLESLRTKRGEYNTDSEESGDNVEEAHGASDDGNEGSDSDASRLSEPGASLHQGGLGNPVGRIGGTETDDDNSEASGSDEEQELRVNGQPTRGACASTSSFHSHLDHKLSKEEVDRLEKKKWTYKWVVAMSNHKWRGTGECFLKACLHIQLL
- the LOC132625802 gene encoding protein NUCLEOLAR FACTOR 1-like isoform X3: MKRRYEEKPSAKSQNVKKNGRYSREEKLNRNPSPSASDDSGEENSEIASEEEAEAQNEEEDVMAYKEPTMYDSLLESLRTKRGEYNTDSEESGDNVEEAHGASDDGNEGSDSDASRLSEPGASLHQGGLGNPVGRIGGTETDDDNSEASGSDEEQELRVNGQPTRGACASTSSFHSHLDHKLSKEEVDRLEKKKWTYKWVVAMSNHKWRGTGECFLKLL
- the LOC132625802 gene encoding protein NUCLEOLAR FACTOR 1-like isoform X1; its protein translation is MKRRYEEKPSAKSQNVKKNGRYSREEKLNRNPSPSASDDSGEENSEIASEEEAEAQNEEEDVMAYKEPTMYDSLLESLRTKRGEYNTDSEESGDNVEEAHGASDDGNEGSDSDASRLSEPGASLHQGGLGNPVGRIGGTETDDDNSEASGSDEEQELRVNGQPTRGACASTSSFHSHLDHKLSKEEVDRLEKKKWTYKWVVAMSNHKWRGTGECFLKCSGLSPYSAVVDLHSFISYDLGKRSVSYVQVV